A section of the Leptotrichia buccalis C-1013-b genome encodes:
- a CDS encoding alpha-glucoside-specific PTS transporter subunit IIBC produces MMKKVQRFGGAMMAPVLLFAFTGIVVGLSSVFTNTEVMGKIAEEGTVWYNFWYVISEGGWTVFRQMPILFAIGLPISLATKTNARACMETFALYTTFNYFVAAILKVFYGIDAAKQVADKVTGYSAIGGVPTLDTNLFGGILIAALVVYLHNKYFDKKLPDFLGVFQGSVFVYIVGFVVMIPCAFLTVLIWPKFQMGISALQGFMKASGIFGVWIYTFLERILIPTGLHHFVYTPFVFGPAAVPDGIQVYWVQHIKEFAQSTQSLKSLFPQGGFALHGNSKIFGAPGIALAMYATAKSDKKKAVAALLIPIIFTAVISGITEPLEFTFLFIAPVLFAVHACLAATMAATMYAFGVVGNMGGGLLDFFFLNWIPMFKNHSGTVIAQIVIGLIFTAIYFVVFRFLILKMDLKTPGREDEDEEMKLYSKADYRAKHGEGDAKGGVSSAEDEYAQKGAIILEALGGKENIEELNNCATRLRVSVKDASKLLPDAAFKAAGAHGVVRKGTAIQVIIGLSVPQVRERIEEMMKKG; encoded by the coding sequence ATGATGAAAAAGGTTCAACGATTTGGTGGAGCAATGATGGCACCGGTTCTGTTATTTGCATTCACGGGTATAGTCGTAGGATTATCTTCTGTATTTACTAATACAGAAGTTATGGGAAAAATTGCTGAAGAAGGGACAGTATGGTACAATTTCTGGTATGTGATATCAGAAGGTGGTTGGACAGTATTTAGACAAATGCCAATATTGTTCGCAATTGGATTGCCAATCAGCTTGGCAACAAAGACAAATGCAAGGGCATGTATGGAAACATTTGCATTATATACTACATTTAATTATTTTGTAGCAGCAATATTAAAAGTTTTTTATGGAATAGATGCAGCTAAACAAGTAGCAGATAAAGTAACAGGATATTCTGCAATAGGTGGAGTTCCAACATTGGATACAAACTTATTTGGTGGTATCTTAATAGCAGCATTAGTAGTATATTTACATAACAAATATTTTGACAAAAAGTTACCTGATTTCTTAGGAGTGTTCCAAGGTTCAGTATTTGTATATATAGTAGGATTTGTAGTTATGATTCCTTGTGCATTCTTAACAGTGTTAATTTGGCCTAAATTTCAAATGGGAATTAGTGCATTACAAGGATTTATGAAAGCTTCAGGAATATTTGGAGTGTGGATTTATACGTTCTTAGAAAGAATCTTAATTCCAACTGGATTACATCACTTTGTTTATACACCGTTTGTATTTGGTCCGGCAGCAGTACCTGATGGAATTCAAGTTTACTGGGTTCAACATATAAAAGAATTTGCTCAAAGTACACAATCATTGAAATCTTTATTCCCACAAGGTGGATTTGCGCTACACGGAAACTCAAAAATATTTGGTGCACCGGGAATAGCGCTTGCTATGTACGCTACTGCAAAATCTGATAAGAAGAAAGCCGTAGCAGCATTATTAATACCTATAATATTTACAGCAGTAATTTCAGGTATAACTGAACCATTAGAATTTACATTCTTATTTATAGCTCCAGTATTATTTGCAGTTCATGCTTGTTTAGCTGCAACAATGGCTGCAACAATGTATGCTTTTGGAGTAGTTGGAAATATGGGTGGAGGACTTTTAGACTTCTTCTTCTTAAACTGGATACCAATGTTTAAAAATCACTCTGGAACAGTAATTGCTCAAATAGTAATAGGATTAATATTTACAGCAATTTACTTCGTTGTATTTAGATTCTTAATTCTAAAGATGGATTTAAAAACTCCAGGTAGAGAAGATGAAGATGAAGAAATGAAACTTTATTCAAAAGCTGATTATAGAGCTAAACATGGAGAAGGAGATGCAAAAGGCGGCGTATCATCAGCAGAAGATGAATATGCTCAAAAAGGTGCAATCATTCTTGAAGCATTAGGTGGAAAAGAAAACATTGAAGAACTTAACAATTGTGCAACTAGACTTAGAGTAAGTGTAAAAGATGCAAGTAAATTATTACCAGATGCAGCATTTAAAGCGGCAGGAGCTCACGGTGTAGTTAGAAAAGGTACAGCAATTCAAGTAATCATTGGATTGTCAGTACCTCAAGTAAGAGAAAGAATCGAAGAAATGATGAAAAAAGGATAA
- a CDS encoding GntR family transcriptional regulator — MNKYEKVYHDIKDKIKNGKLKPGDFLKKEDDLALDYNFSKLTVRKALSMLEAEGYIQKIKGKKSIILEKKNLENISLTSIQTVQEINKLQNIHLETELISLYIVQGIKKLMEEFQVPESADFYKVVRTNSLNGEVLNYSTSFFDRKIVPFLNEEIAKKSIYEYLEKELNLKIAYSRRDISFRKITSEEQKYLKLEDINMVVVIETHAYLSNGTLFQYETIIHHPEKFTFSAIAKR; from the coding sequence ATGAATAAATATGAAAAAGTATATCACGATATAAAAGATAAAATTAAAAATGGTAAACTAAAGCCTGGAGATTTTCTAAAAAAAGAAGACGATTTGGCACTAGATTATAATTTTTCCAAGCTGACTGTAAGAAAAGCTCTCTCCATGCTAGAAGCAGAAGGCTATATTCAAAAAATAAAAGGTAAAAAATCTATTATACTTGAGAAAAAAAATCTAGAAAATATTTCTTTGACTTCCATTCAAACTGTACAAGAAATTAACAAGCTTCAAAATATTCATCTTGAAACTGAACTAATCAGTTTATACATCGTTCAAGGGATCAAAAAACTAATGGAAGAATTTCAAGTACCTGAAAGTGCTGATTTTTATAAAGTTGTCCGTACCAATTCTTTAAATGGAGAAGTTTTAAATTATTCTACGAGTTTTTTTGACAGAAAAATTGTACCTTTTCTAAATGAAGAAATAGCAAAAAAATCAATATATGAATATCTGGAAAAAGAACTTAACCTAAAAATAGCTTATTCACGTAGAGATATTAGTTTTAGAAAAATTACTTCTGAAGAACAGAAATATCTTAAGCTAGAGGATATAAATATGGTTGTTGTTATTGAAACTCATGCCTATCTTTCAAATGGCACTCTATTTCAATACGAAACAATTATTCACCATCCTGAAAAATTTACTTTTAGTGCAATTGCAAAAAGATAA
- a CDS encoding 6-phospho-alpha-glucosidase encodes MKKFSIVVAGGGSTFTPGIVLMLLENLDKFPIRQIKFYDNDAQRQEVIAKACDIIIKEKAPDINFVYTTDPETAFTDIDFVMAHIRVGKYAMREKDEKIPLRHGVLGQETCGPGGISYGMRSIGGVIELVDYMEKYSPNAWMLNYSNPAAIVAEATRRLRPNSKILNICDMPIGIEIRMAEMLGLKSRKDMVIRYFGLNHFGWWTDIRDKKGNDLMPALREKVAKIGYNVEIEGENTEASWNDTFTKARDVFAIDPTTMPNTYLKYYFFPDYVVEHSNPNHTRANEVMEGREKFVFGECRAIAEKGTAKDSKLHVDDHASYIVDLARAIAYDTKERMLLIVENDGAISNFDPTAMVEVPCIVGSNGPEKIVQGKIPQFQKGLMEQQVSVEKLTVEAWMEGSYQKLWQAITLSRTVPSASVAKAILDDLIEANKDFWPVLK; translated from the coding sequence ATGAAGAAATTTTCAATTGTAGTAGCTGGTGGAGGGAGTACATTTACTCCAGGAATTGTGTTGATGTTACTTGAAAATTTAGATAAATTTCCGATTAGACAGATAAAATTTTACGATAATGATGCCCAAAGACAGGAAGTTATAGCAAAGGCTTGTGATATTATTATAAAGGAAAAAGCACCTGATATTAACTTTGTTTATACAACAGATCCTGAAACAGCGTTTACTGATATTGACTTTGTTATGGCACATATAAGAGTTGGAAAATATGCAATGCGTGAAAAAGATGAAAAAATACCTTTAAGACACGGAGTATTAGGGCAAGAAACTTGCGGGCCTGGAGGAATTTCTTATGGAATGCGTTCAATTGGTGGAGTTATCGAGTTAGTTGATTATATGGAAAAATATTCACCAAATGCGTGGATGTTAAATTATTCAAATCCTGCAGCAATCGTAGCAGAAGCAACTAGAAGATTACGTCCAAACTCTAAAATATTAAATATTTGTGATATGCCAATCGGAATTGAAATAAGAATGGCTGAAATGCTAGGACTTAAATCAAGAAAAGATATGGTAATTAGATACTTTGGATTAAATCACTTTGGATGGTGGACAGACATTAGAGATAAAAAAGGAAATGATTTAATGCCTGCTTTAAGAGAAAAAGTCGCAAAAATTGGATATAATGTAGAAATTGAAGGGGAAAATACAGAAGCAAGCTGGAATGACACATTTACAAAAGCAAGGGACGTATTTGCAATTGATCCAACAACAATGCCGAATACTTACTTAAAATACTACTTCTTCCCTGATTATGTAGTAGAACATTCAAATCCTAACCATACAAGAGCAAATGAAGTAATGGAAGGAAGAGAAAAATTTGTATTTGGAGAATGTAGAGCAATCGCTGAAAAAGGAACTGCAAAAGATAGCAAACTTCACGTTGATGATCATGCTTCATATATAGTTGACTTGGCAAGAGCAATCGCTTATGATACAAAAGAAAGAATGTTATTAATAGTAGAAAATGACGGAGCAATTTCAAACTTTGATCCAACTGCGATGGTAGAAGTGCCTTGTATAGTAGGTTCAAATGGACCTGAAAAAATAGTTCAAGGTAAAATTCCTCAATTCCAAAAAGGATTAATGGAACAACAAGTATCAGTTGAAAAATTGACAGTAGAAGCATGGATGGAAGGTTCATACCAAAAACTTTGGCAAGCAATTACATTATCAAGAACTGTGCCAAGTGCATCTGTTGCAAAAGCAATATTGGATGATTTAATTGAAGCAAATAAAGACTTCTGGCCAGTGTTGAAATAG
- the malQ gene encoding 4-alpha-glucanotransferase: MEMFERSSGILLHPTSLPGKYGIGSLGKEAYKFVDFLKKANQRLWQIFPLGPTGYGDSPYQCFSTFAGNPYLIDFDLLIEQNLLAEEDLKGVDFGGNEEYIDYGAIYNQKYPLLRKAYENFKANENKELKEKLETFKAENSSWLDDYSLYISLKNHFNGLPWNEWEDDIRTRKEAAINKYKAELADEIEYNNFIQFLFFTQWNNVKKYANDNGIKIIGDIPIFVAVDSSDAWANPEIFLFDPELKPVKVAGVPPDYFSATGQLWGNPLYDWDKLKELNYKWWVDRVKANLSTCDIIRIDHFRGFDEYWAVPYGDKTAENGTWCPGPRTDLFNTIKNELGELPIIAEDLGTMTQGVIDLREATGFPGMKILGFAFDSKEENDYLPHTYTKNCVVYTGTHDNDTLIGWFTKANEDDKQFARNYLNSRSDNEIHWDAIRGAWSSVANMAIAPIQDFLGLGSEARINTPGLASGNWQWRLKDGVLTDELAERIAKLTKVYSR; the protein is encoded by the coding sequence ATAGAAATGTTTGAGAGAAGTTCTGGTATTTTGTTACATCCTACTTCACTTCCTGGAAAATATGGAATTGGAAGTTTAGGGAAAGAAGCATATAAATTTGTAGATTTCCTAAAAAAAGCAAATCAGAGATTATGGCAAATTTTCCCACTTGGGCCGACTGGATATGGTGATTCACCTTACCAATGTTTTTCAACATTTGCTGGAAACCCATATTTAATTGATTTTGACTTATTAATCGAGCAAAATTTATTAGCTGAGGAAGATTTGAAAGGTGTTGATTTTGGAGGAAATGAAGAATATATTGATTATGGCGCTATTTATAATCAAAAATATCCTTTACTAAGAAAAGCATATGAAAATTTTAAAGCTAATGAAAATAAAGAATTAAAAGAAAAATTGGAAACTTTTAAAGCTGAAAATAGCTCTTGGCTAGATGACTACAGCCTTTATATTTCCTTGAAAAATCACTTTAATGGACTTCCTTGGAATGAATGGGAAGATGACATCAGAACTAGAAAAGAAGCTGCTATAAATAAATACAAAGCTGAATTAGCTGATGAAATCGAATATAATAATTTTATTCAGTTCCTATTCTTTACTCAATGGAATAACGTAAAAAAATACGCTAATGACAATGGAATAAAAATAATCGGAGATATACCAATCTTCGTTGCAGTAGACAGCTCAGACGCATGGGCAAATCCAGAAATTTTCCTATTCGATCCTGAACTAAAACCTGTTAAAGTAGCTGGTGTTCCGCCTGATTATTTCAGTGCCACAGGACAACTTTGGGGAAATCCTTTGTACGACTGGGACAAATTAAAAGAGTTAAACTACAAATGGTGGGTAGACAGAGTTAAAGCCAACCTTTCCACTTGCGACATCATAAGAATTGATCACTTCAGAGGATTTGATGAATATTGGGCTGTTCCTTATGGAGATAAAACAGCTGAAAATGGTACTTGGTGTCCAGGGCCTAGAACAGACTTATTTAACACCATTAAAAATGAACTTGGAGAATTACCTATAATTGCTGAAGATTTAGGAACAATGACGCAAGGTGTTATTGATTTGAGAGAAGCAACTGGATTCCCTGGAATGAAAATTCTAGGATTTGCATTTGATTCCAAAGAAGAAAATGACTACTTGCCTCATACTTATACCAAAAATTGCGTAGTTTATACAGGAACTCATGATAACGACACATTAATTGGATGGTTTACAAAAGCCAATGAAGACGATAAACAATTTGCAAGAAACTATTTAAATTCAAGATCTGATAATGAAATCCATTGGGATGCGATAAGAGGTGCATGGAGCTCTGTTGCAAACATGGCAATCGCTCCAATTCAAGATTTCTTAGGATTAGGAAGCGAAGCTAGAATCAATACTCCTGGACTTGCTAGCGGAAACTGGCAATGGAGATTAAAAGATGGTGTGTTGACAGATGAATTAGCAGAAAGAATTGCTAAATTAACAAAAGTTTACTCAAGATAA
- the purN gene encoding phosphoribosylglycinamide formyltransferase — protein MSKIIENSKDKSKNKKTRIAVFISGSGSNLQSIIDNIENGNLNCEISYVIADRECFGLERAEKHGIKSIMLDKKLFGKNLSDEINAILENDTERTDYIVLAGYLSILSESFINKWNRKIINIHPSLLPKYGGKGMYGIKVHEAVIVNKEKESGCTIHFVDNGIDTGEIITNVKVPVYENDTPEILQKRVLEKEHILLIEGIKKLLGQ, from the coding sequence ATGTCTAAAATAATTGAAAATTCAAAAGACAAATCAAAAAATAAAAAAACACGAATAGCAGTATTTATATCAGGCTCAGGCTCAAATTTGCAGTCAATAATCGACAATATCGAAAATGGAAACTTAAACTGTGAAATTTCCTATGTAATTGCCGACAGGGAATGCTTTGGACTGGAAAGAGCTGAAAAACATGGAATAAAAAGCATAATGCTTGATAAAAAGTTATTTGGAAAAAATTTATCAGATGAAATAAACGCTATTTTGGAAAACGATACAGAAAGAACAGATTACATCGTACTTGCAGGCTATCTATCAATTTTATCAGAAAGTTTTATAAACAAATGGAATCGTAAAATTATAAATATTCATCCTTCACTTCTCCCAAAATACGGTGGAAAAGGAATGTATGGAATAAAAGTCCACGAAGCCGTAATTGTAAACAAGGAAAAAGAAAGTGGTTGCACAATCCATTTTGTAGATAACGGAATAGACACAGGAGAAATTATAACAAATGTGAAAGTACCTGTTTATGAGAATGACACGCCTGAAATTTTGCAAAAGAGAGTGCTGGAAAAAGAGCATATTTTGCTAATAGAGGGGATTAAAAAGTTATTAGGACAATAA
- the purF gene encoding amidophosphoribosyltransferase, with translation MFKSLNEECGVFGVFGHHEAARLTYYGLHSLQHRGQEAAGIVVSDGKRVNGHRGPGLVSEVFNDDRIFNRLEGNSAIGHVRYATSGSSSGRNIQPFLFQFFDGSIALAHNGNLINARTLKRELEKHGAIFHSSSDTEVLVHLIRRSKEKDFLSQLKDALRQVKGGFSFLVQTQTELYGVVDPFEFRPLILGKTKNGAYILASETCALEIVGAEFIRNIRSGEIIIINKEGYRIEKYTENTSTAIAAMEYVYFSRPDSDISGVNVHSARKRCGRRLAQEAPVEHADMIIGVPNSSLSAASGYAEEIGKPYEMGLIKNQYVARTFIQPTQELREQGVRMKLSAVKSVVKDKVVVMIDDSIVRGTTSSRIVQLLKEAGAKEVHVRIASPEFKFPIFYGIDVSNSSELISANKTIEEVKEYIGADSLAFLSIDGLIESIGLDFDAPYTGLCMECFNGDYPAGLGDYEEEFYDSLTPIQKEALEELKK, from the coding sequence GTGTTTAAAAGTTTGAATGAAGAGTGTGGAGTTTTTGGTGTATTTGGACATCATGAGGCAGCGCGTTTGACTTATTATGGATTGCACAGCTTGCAGCATCGTGGACAGGAAGCGGCAGGAATTGTAGTAAGTGATGGAAAGCGTGTAAATGGACACCGTGGGCCTGGACTAGTGTCAGAAGTGTTTAATGATGATAGAATATTTAATCGTCTGGAAGGAAACAGTGCGATAGGGCATGTGCGGTATGCAACTTCTGGAAGTAGTAGCGGTCGTAATATTCAGCCATTTTTGTTTCAATTTTTTGATGGAAGTATAGCTTTAGCACATAATGGGAATTTAATTAATGCCAGAACATTGAAAAGAGAATTGGAAAAACATGGTGCAATTTTTCATTCTTCATCTGATACAGAAGTGTTGGTGCATTTGATAAGAAGAAGCAAGGAAAAGGATTTTTTGAGCCAATTAAAAGACGCATTGCGTCAAGTAAAAGGCGGATTTTCGTTTTTAGTTCAAACTCAAACTGAATTGTATGGGGTGGTAGATCCGTTTGAATTTCGTCCTTTGATTTTGGGAAAAACAAAAAATGGAGCATATATTTTAGCTAGCGAAACATGTGCATTGGAAATCGTGGGAGCGGAATTTATTAGAAATATTAGATCTGGAGAAATAATTATTATTAACAAAGAAGGATACAGAATTGAAAAATATACTGAAAATACTTCAACTGCTATTGCGGCGATGGAATATGTGTATTTTTCAAGACCTGATTCAGATATTTCGGGAGTAAATGTACATTCTGCTCGTAAAAGATGTGGTAGAAGATTGGCACAGGAAGCGCCAGTTGAACATGCGGATATGATAATTGGAGTTCCCAACTCATCATTGTCAGCGGCAAGTGGATATGCGGAAGAAATCGGGAAGCCTTATGAAATGGGATTAATCAAAAATCAATACGTAGCCCGTACTTTTATTCAGCCAACTCAGGAATTGCGTGAACAAGGTGTCAGAATGAAATTATCAGCTGTAAAAAGTGTTGTAAAAGATAAAGTTGTAGTTATGATAGATGACTCAATAGTTCGTGGAACAACTTCAAGCCGTATAGTTCAGCTGTTAAAAGAAGCAGGAGCAAAGGAAGTCCATGTCCGTATAGCGTCGCCAGAATTTAAATTTCCTATTTTTTACGGAATAGATGTTTCAAATTCGTCAGAGTTAATTTCGGCAAATAAAACGATTGAAGAAGTTAAAGAATATATAGGAGCGGATTCGCTTGCATTTCTTAGCATAGATGGGCTGATTGAGTCAATAGGGCTTGATTTTGATGCACCTTACACGGGGCTTTGCATGGAATGTTTTAATGGAGATTATCCAGCTGGATTGGGAGATTATGAGGAAGAATTTTACGATTCATTGACGCCAATTCAAAAAGAGGCTTTAGAGGAATTAAAGAAATAA
- the purM gene encoding phosphoribosylformylglycinamidine cyclo-ligase, with product MSISYKDSGVDKEEGYKSVEKIKNGAKSTYNANVMNDLGSFGALYKLGDYKKPVLVSGTDGVGTKLKVAFETGIYNTVGIDCVAMCINDILCHGAKPLFFLDYLACGKLDSNVSAEIVSGVVEGCLQSEAALIGGETAEMPGFYTPGEYDIAGFAVGAVEEDQIVNGSDVKENDVLIAIPSSGAHSNGFSLIRKLFTDFTEVYNEKTIGEHLLTPTKIYVKPVQAVMKEVKINGMAHITGGGLIENVPRTIPDGLCANIQKSKIQIHELFKHDAFSRVSEEEMWGTFNMGVGFILIVDAKDKKKVIEILGQNGETAYEIGHIEKGDEKICLK from the coding sequence ATGTCAATTTCTTATAAAGATTCGGGAGTAGATAAAGAAGAAGGGTACAAAAGTGTAGAAAAAATAAAAAATGGTGCCAAAAGCACGTATAATGCCAATGTTATGAATGATTTGGGAAGTTTTGGGGCATTGTATAAACTTGGAGATTATAAAAAGCCTGTGTTAGTTTCTGGAACTGACGGAGTTGGGACAAAATTAAAAGTTGCATTTGAAACAGGAATTTACAACACAGTTGGAATAGACTGTGTGGCAATGTGTATAAATGATATTTTGTGTCACGGAGCAAAACCGCTATTTTTCCTAGATTACTTGGCTTGTGGAAAATTAGACTCAAATGTATCGGCTGAAATTGTAAGCGGAGTTGTAGAAGGGTGCTTGCAGTCAGAAGCTGCCTTAATTGGTGGAGAAACGGCTGAAATGCCAGGATTCTATACTCCAGGTGAATACGATATTGCAGGATTTGCAGTAGGGGCGGTAGAAGAGGACCAAATTGTTAATGGTTCAGATGTTAAGGAAAATGATGTTTTAATTGCAATTCCATCAAGTGGAGCTCACAGTAACGGTTTTTCATTAATCAGAAAATTATTTACAGACTTTACTGAAGTTTACAATGAAAAAACAATTGGAGAGCATTTACTGACTCCAACAAAAATTTATGTAAAACCAGTTCAGGCTGTAATGAAGGAAGTAAAAATCAACGGAATGGCTCACATTACTGGTGGAGGGCTAATCGAAAACGTACCAAGAACAATACCTGACGGACTTTGTGCAAATATACAAAAATCAAAAATTCAAATTCACGAGTTATTTAAGCATGACGCATTTTCAAGAGTAAGTGAAGAGGAAATGTGGGGAACATTCAATATGGGTGTAGGATTTATATTAATTGTAGACGCAAAAGATAAGAAAAAAGTAATTGAAATTTTAGGACAAAATGGTGAAACTGCTTATGAAATCGGACATATTGAAAAAGGTGATGAAAAAATATGTCTAAAATAA
- a CDS encoding YciI family protein, whose amino-acid sequence MYIVSLNYIKEVSEVEKHLEEHIKFLEKYYEMGKFICSGRKNPRIGGVILLNAESSSEVEKIILEDPFNANEIAEYEITEFFPTKYNKNFKTFVE is encoded by the coding sequence ATGTATATTGTAAGTTTGAATTATATAAAAGAAGTAAGTGAAGTTGAAAAACATTTAGAAGAACACATAAAATTTTTGGAAAAATATTATGAAATGGGAAAATTCATTTGTTCGGGAAGAAAAAATCCTAGAATAGGCGGTGTAATTTTGTTAAATGCAGAAAGTTCATCAGAAGTAGAAAAGATAATTTTAGAAGATCCATTTAATGCAAATGAAATCGCAGAATATGAAATTACGGAATTTTTTCCTACAAAATATAACAAAAATTTTAAAACATTTGTAGAATAG
- a CDS encoding endonuclease/exonuclease/phosphatase family protein has protein sequence MKILTVNVHAWLEENQMEKIDILARTIAEKQYDVIAMQEVNQLMNNKIIFDDIREENYAWVLLETLQKYTDTDYYLHWSNSHIGFGKYNEGVAVITRHKIKAEDEFYCTFAQSVRTISARRIVSITINYEGQDIEFYSCHMNLPNCETEDMGKNIQTILNRTQNSNLKILMGDFNTDAIGNVAAYENILSQGLFDTYVMAEKKDDGITVDKSIHGWDNDKAKKRLDYIFSNKELKVKESKVIFNNKNKEIVSDHFGIEVKIEF, from the coding sequence ATGAAAATATTAACAGTAAATGTTCATGCATGGCTGGAAGAAAATCAAATGGAAAAAATTGATATTCTGGCAAGAACCATTGCGGAAAAACAATATGATGTCATTGCAATGCAGGAAGTAAACCAGCTTATGAATAATAAGATTATTTTTGATGATATAAGGGAAGAAAATTATGCTTGGGTACTTCTGGAAACGTTGCAAAAATATACAGATACAGATTATTATCTTCATTGGAGCAATTCGCATATAGGTTTTGGAAAATATAATGAAGGTGTGGCAGTCATTACGAGGCATAAAATAAAAGCCGAGGATGAATTTTACTGTACTTTTGCACAGTCTGTGAGAACTATTTCTGCAAGAAGAATTGTCAGCATTACAATTAATTATGAAGGTCAGGATATCGAATTTTACAGTTGTCATATGAATCTGCCAAATTGTGAAACTGAAGATATGGGAAAAAATATTCAGACAATCTTAAATAGAACTCAAAATAGCAATTTAAAAATATTAATGGGTGATTTCAATACAGATGCAATCGGAAATGTAGCAGCTTATGAAAATATATTATCTCAAGGACTTTTTGATACATATGTTATGGCTGAAAAAAAAGATGACGGAATAACTGTAGATAAAAGTATTCACGGCTGGGATAATGATAAAGCGAAAAAACGACTGGACTATATATTCAGTAATAAAGAATTAAAAGTGAAGGAAAGCAAAGTCATATTTAATAACAAAAATAAAGAAATAGTGTCAGATCATTTTGGAATAGAAGTTAAAATAGAATTTTAA